From one Nitrospira sp. MA-1 genomic stretch:
- a CDS encoding DUF3015 family protein translates to MIPGFKTFQGLAALGVFLLGISSGCSIKATSDTTSDATTNVLSSTSGKSWWTEDGLVKHGEHAKAFVAVNYDTLLQEIAQGHGEYVQAFGTILGVQSQQQAHFQELIQNEYPVLVEIPISLGDDQLNRFIAHAQQAGTHAASSNL, encoded by the coding sequence ATGATACCAGGCTTTAAAACGTTTCAAGGTCTCGCGGCATTAGGGGTTTTTCTGTTGGGAATTTCATCCGGTTGTTCCATCAAGGCGACATCCGATACCACTTCGGATGCCACCACCAATGTTTTGTCCTCCACCTCCGGCAAATCCTGGTGGACAGAAGATGGGCTTGTCAAACATGGGGAACATGCCAAAGCCTTTGTGGCGGTTAATTATGACACGCTCCTTCAAGAAATAGCCCAAGGTCACGGGGAGTATGTCCAGGCCTTCGGGACGATCTTAGGAGTCCAATCTCAACAACAGGCTCACTTTCAGGAATTAATTCAGAACGAGTATCCCGTGCTTGTTGAGATACCTATTTCACTTGGGGATGATCAGCTAAACAGGTTTATCGCCCATGCCCAGCAAGCAGGAACCCATGCTGCATCCTCAAATCTCTGA
- a CDS encoding DUF4301 family protein, translating to MFTPEDHLELIRRGISTFQVESQLQRLRHGVPPITIIRPCRVNDGIIQLNPEHFPQYQQQFEAARQADRISKFIPASGAATRMFNDLLKFLSEEASSEFRSNQTSTLPHAVDQAWTRLQDFPFISDLEKYFHGQGQPPPTDQHTHDLNTILQAVLKTPGLGYAELPKALLSFHRYAEGPRTALEEHIYEALRYQPDQIHTIKIHLTVSPQYEQAIEDHLHTIRQTLAREGWKLDCTVSFQKPSTDTIALDTGNQPFRAEDGTLVFRPGGHGALLENLNDYQGDIVFISNIDNVVPDHLKDPIVAWRKALGGYLVDLQQHVFQHIEQLSSLPADAKSVHQAEACILQDLLLPLPQSYRELALPDQATLLKQYLDRPIRICGVVPNTGDPGGGPFWVAHPEDAPSRQIVEQSQVNPDSEAQQKLFASGTHFNPVDMVCGVRDFQGNPFNLLEFVDPGTGFIGMKSYQGRPLKALEWPGLWNGGMAHWITIFVEIPRANFNPVKTFLDWLHPAHQPETNQK from the coding sequence ATGTTTACCCCTGAGGATCATCTCGAATTAATACGTCGTGGAATTTCCACATTTCAAGTGGAATCACAACTACAGCGTTTGCGTCATGGAGTCCCACCGATCACCATCATCCGTCCATGCCGGGTGAACGATGGTATTATTCAACTTAATCCCGAACACTTCCCGCAGTATCAACAACAATTTGAAGCTGCCCGGCAGGCGGATCGGATCAGTAAATTTATTCCTGCGTCCGGAGCCGCCACTCGTATGTTCAATGACCTCCTCAAATTTTTGTCCGAAGAGGCCTCATCGGAATTCCGTTCCAATCAGACGTCGACTCTTCCCCATGCTGTCGACCAGGCATGGACCCGCTTGCAGGATTTTCCATTTATATCGGACTTAGAAAAGTATTTTCATGGGCAGGGACAACCCCCTCCTACCGATCAGCACACACACGATCTCAACACGATTCTTCAGGCGGTACTGAAAACGCCGGGACTTGGCTATGCCGAATTGCCTAAGGCGCTGCTCTCTTTCCATCGATACGCAGAAGGCCCGCGCACCGCACTGGAAGAACATATTTATGAAGCCCTTAGATATCAGCCCGATCAAATACATACAATTAAAATTCATTTGACCGTTTCTCCTCAATATGAACAGGCCATTGAGGACCATCTCCACACCATCCGACAGACCTTGGCCAGAGAGGGGTGGAAACTCGATTGCACGGTTTCCTTTCAAAAACCGTCAACCGACACCATCGCGCTGGACACTGGCAATCAGCCATTTCGAGCTGAGGACGGCACTCTGGTTTTTCGACCGGGAGGGCATGGTGCCCTATTGGAAAATTTGAATGACTACCAGGGAGACATTGTATTCATTTCCAATATTGATAATGTCGTCCCCGACCATTTGAAAGATCCGATCGTTGCATGGAGAAAGGCCTTAGGAGGCTATCTGGTTGATCTTCAACAACATGTGTTTCAACATATCGAACAACTCAGCTCGCTCCCCGCAGATGCAAAAAGTGTTCACCAGGCCGAAGCCTGTATCCTGCAAGACCTCCTTCTCCCGCTTCCCCAATCGTATCGAGAATTGGCACTTCCCGATCAAGCCACATTATTAAAACAGTATTTAGACCGTCCCATCCGGATCTGTGGTGTCGTACCCAATACGGGCGATCCGGGCGGAGGACCATTTTGGGTGGCCCACCCTGAGGATGCCCCATCCAGGCAAATCGTCGAGCAATCACAGGTCAATCCGGATTCGGAAGCTCAGCAAAAGTTGTTTGCCTCTGGAACCCATTTCAATCCGGTTGATATGGTCTGCGGAGTCCGTGACTTTCAAGGCAATCCGTTTAACCTTCTGGAGTTCGTCGATCCCGGAACGGGGTTCATCGGCATGAAATCCTACCAGGGTCGTCCACTCAAAGCCTTGGAATGGCCAGGCCTGTGGAATGGAGGAATGGCGCATTGGATCACCATTTTCGTGGAAATTCCCCGCGCCAACTTTAATCCCGTCAAAACCTTTCTTGATTGGCTTCACCCTGCCCATCAACCTGAGACGAATCAGAAGTAA
- the acs gene encoding acetate--CoA ligase → MSENIETLQRSTRVIPPSPDITANAHIQDYETAYMQSVVNPEKFWDGIAKELHWFSPWNKVLEWNYPWAKWFVGGTCNIAYNCLDRHVQTWRKNKVAVIWVGEEGQERILTYGELYRQVNKCANGLKSLGLNKGDRVMIYLPKIPEQIVAMLACARIGVIHSVVYSGFSATALAARIEACEARVVITADVGYDRSRKIPLKPVVDEAVAKCLSVEKVIVVQREQSASPLQAPKELDWEDWLKDQSPKCEAEALDSETPLYILYTSGTTGKPKGVVHVHGGYMVGTYITTKYVFDLKDEDVYFCVADPGWVTGHSYIVYGPLLNGATILTAEGKPDYPNPGRWWDLIERYGVSIFYTTPTAIRLLMKFGEDWPKKYDLSSLKILGSVGEPINPEAWEWFHRVTGGTKPIMDTWWQTETGMIMVTPLPCVPLKPGSATRPFLGIEADVMDRKGNTVEHGGGFGVIKKPWPSMMRTIYKEPDRYLLYWNTIPGVYTAGDVCHKDEDGYLWFMGRADDVVKVAGNRIGTAEVESALVSHEAVVEAAVIGKPHQTAGEQIKAFVILKQGQEETPDLIKSLQDHVLQELGKIAVPREIEVVPSLPKTRSGKIMRRVLKAKELGQDPGDISTLEE, encoded by the coding sequence ATGAGTGAAAATATTGAAACCCTGCAACGATCAACCCGCGTCATTCCTCCCTCCCCCGACATAACAGCCAACGCTCATATTCAGGATTATGAAACCGCGTACATGCAGTCTGTCGTGAATCCGGAAAAGTTCTGGGACGGCATTGCCAAAGAACTTCACTGGTTTTCCCCCTGGAATAAAGTGTTGGAGTGGAATTATCCCTGGGCTAAATGGTTTGTGGGAGGCACCTGCAATATTGCCTACAACTGTCTCGATCGCCATGTCCAAACCTGGCGAAAAAACAAAGTGGCCGTCATTTGGGTCGGAGAGGAAGGTCAGGAACGAATCCTGACCTATGGCGAGTTATATCGGCAGGTCAACAAGTGCGCCAATGGTCTCAAAAGCCTGGGCCTCAACAAGGGCGACAGGGTCATGATTTATCTCCCGAAAATCCCCGAGCAAATCGTTGCCATGCTGGCCTGTGCCCGCATCGGGGTCATTCATTCGGTGGTCTATTCCGGCTTTAGCGCCACGGCGTTGGCCGCACGCATAGAAGCGTGCGAGGCGCGAGTGGTCATCACCGCAGATGTGGGATATGACCGTAGTAGAAAAATACCCCTTAAGCCGGTCGTTGATGAAGCGGTCGCCAAATGTCTCTCAGTGGAAAAAGTCATTGTCGTCCAACGAGAACAATCAGCCTCCCCTCTTCAGGCTCCCAAAGAATTGGATTGGGAGGATTGGCTCAAAGATCAATCACCAAAATGTGAGGCTGAGGCGTTAGACTCCGAAACGCCCTTGTACATCCTCTATACCTCAGGAACCACGGGAAAACCTAAAGGCGTGGTCCATGTCCATGGCGGCTATATGGTGGGTACTTATATCACCACGAAATATGTCTTTGACCTCAAAGATGAAGATGTCTATTTTTGCGTAGCCGATCCGGGGTGGGTTACCGGCCACAGCTACATCGTCTATGGTCCGCTCTTAAACGGCGCCACGATTTTAACGGCAGAAGGTAAACCCGACTATCCCAATCCCGGACGCTGGTGGGATCTCATTGAACGCTATGGGGTATCGATCTTCTATACCACGCCGACGGCTATCCGGCTGCTGATGAAATTTGGCGAGGACTGGCCAAAAAAATACGATCTCTCTTCCCTGAAAATTTTAGGATCAGTGGGCGAACCCATTAATCCGGAAGCCTGGGAATGGTTCCATCGCGTGACGGGTGGCACCAAACCCATCATGGATACCTGGTGGCAAACAGAGACCGGCATGATCATGGTCACACCCCTCCCTTGCGTGCCACTCAAACCCGGCTCAGCCACCCGTCCGTTTTTAGGCATCGAAGCCGATGTCATGGACCGCAAAGGCAATACCGTAGAGCATGGTGGAGGATTCGGCGTCATCAAAAAACCCTGGCCGTCAATGATGCGGACCATTTACAAAGAACCGGATCGTTATCTTTTGTATTGGAATACCATCCCCGGCGTCTATACCGCAGGCGATGTGTGTCATAAGGATGAGGACGGCTATTTATGGTTTATGGGTCGAGCTGATGATGTGGTAAAAGTCGCCGGCAACCGCATCGGGACGGCAGAAGTCGAGAGCGCGTTAGTCAGTCATGAAGCGGTCGTGGAAGCCGCCGTCATAGGCAAACCGCATCAGACCGCCGGGGAACAGATCAAAGCCTTTGTCATCCTGAAGCAAGGGCAGGAGGAAACGCCCGATCTCATTAAAAGTTTGCAGGACCATGTCTTACAGGAATTGGGTAAGATCGCCGTCCCCCGGGAAATTGAAGTGGTCCCCTCGCTTCCCAAAACCCGCTCCGGCAAAATCATGCGCCGCGTCTTAAAGGCCAAGGAACTCGGTCAGGATCCCGGGGATATTTCCACATTGGAAGAGTGA
- the hypB gene encoding hydrogenase nickel incorporation protein HypB yields MCTTCGCSDSGNPRVTNLQTGPTDKTAHSHSYHSHSHGDHDHHHEHGLDTHHDHQQGHETTVHLEQAILEKNDRLAERNREWFLDRNIVALNLVSSPGSGKTTLLERTIHDLKHAIPISVIEGDQETVFDAERIRKAGCPVVQINTGTGCHLEADMLARGMETLQPPSNSLVLIENVGNLVCPALFDLGEQAKVVVFSVTEGEDKPLKYPHMFQHASVMILNKIDLLPHLTFDVKTCLEFAHKVNPKLQVFQLSAITGEGLQHWYDWVTSQIKNSKKQVIR; encoded by the coding sequence ATGTGTACGACATGCGGGTGCTCCGATTCAGGCAATCCGAGAGTGACGAACTTGCAAACCGGGCCTACCGATAAAACTGCCCATTCGCATTCCTATCACTCACATTCCCATGGTGACCATGACCACCATCACGAGCATGGGCTTGATACTCACCATGACCATCAACAGGGACACGAAACCACTGTTCACCTGGAACAAGCCATTTTAGAGAAAAATGACCGGCTGGCTGAACGGAATCGTGAGTGGTTCCTCGATAGAAATATTGTGGCCCTCAACCTCGTCAGTTCGCCGGGTTCAGGAAAAACAACACTTCTTGAACGCACGATTCATGATTTGAAGCATGCCATACCCATTTCGGTGATTGAAGGGGATCAGGAAACCGTATTTGATGCCGAGCGCATACGAAAGGCAGGGTGTCCGGTGGTACAAATAAATACCGGTACCGGATGTCATCTAGAGGCCGACATGCTGGCACGAGGCATGGAAACGTTGCAGCCTCCATCCAATTCACTGGTACTAATTGAAAATGTCGGCAATCTGGTCTGTCCTGCTCTATTTGATTTAGGGGAACAGGCTAAGGTCGTCGTGTTTTCGGTCACAGAAGGGGAAGACAAACCCTTAAAATACCCGCACATGTTTCAGCATGCGAGCGTCATGATCCTCAATAAAATCGATCTTCTGCCTCACCTCACCTTTGATGTCAAAACATGTCTGGAATTTGCTCATAAGGTGAATCCCAAACTTCAGGTGTTTCAGCTTTCAGCCATTACTGGCGAGGGACTTCAACACTGGTATGACTGGGTGACTTCACAGATCAAAAATTCAAAAAAACAAGTCATTCGCTGA
- the hypD gene encoding hydrogenase formation protein HypD, protein MKFVDEFRDPQKARILLQEIEGLVKRIPVCRDRPIWIMEVCGGHTHTIFRYGLNKMLPKEVEFIHGPGCPVCVLPRGRVDDCIALAERDEVIMTTFGDAMRVTGLKKNLLQAKAEGADVRMVYSPLDALNLARLNPEREVVFFGLGFETTMPSTALTLLQAREEGINNFSIFCNHITIIPTIKAILDSPDLQLDGFLGPGHVSMVIGTKPYSFIAEYYRKPITIAGFEPLDILQSVWMVLKQLAEGRCEVENQYTRIVPPDGNMQALQAIQEVFELREFFEWRGLGSIDHSGVRVREEFSAFDAERKFPLPNLKIADPTSCQCGEVLKGVIKPSQCKVFGTTCTPQNPLGALMVSTEGACAAYYNYGWIPEEDLHPAKSPV, encoded by the coding sequence ATGAAATTCGTCGATGAATTTCGTGATCCCCAAAAAGCTCGGATTCTTCTCCAGGAAATTGAGGGGCTGGTGAAACGGATACCCGTCTGCCGTGATCGCCCCATTTGGATCATGGAGGTCTGCGGTGGGCATACACACACTATTTTTCGCTATGGCCTCAATAAAATGCTCCCGAAGGAAGTAGAGTTCATTCATGGACCGGGCTGTCCGGTTTGCGTCCTGCCACGAGGCCGCGTGGATGACTGTATTGCTCTGGCTGAACGGGACGAGGTGATCATGACCACATTCGGGGATGCCATGCGGGTGACCGGCCTCAAGAAAAATCTCCTACAGGCCAAAGCCGAGGGAGCCGATGTGCGCATGGTCTATTCACCATTGGACGCCTTGAATCTCGCCCGATTGAATCCTGAAAGAGAAGTGGTGTTTTTCGGTCTTGGTTTTGAGACCACCATGCCCAGCACGGCCCTGACCCTTCTTCAGGCGAGAGAAGAAGGGATTAACAATTTCTCGATCTTTTGTAACCACATCACGATCATTCCCACGATCAAGGCCATCCTGGATTCTCCTGACCTTCAGCTTGACGGCTTTTTGGGTCCGGGCCATGTGAGCATGGTGATCGGAACGAAGCCCTACTCCTTTATCGCTGAATATTATCGAAAGCCCATCACCATCGCCGGGTTTGAACCACTGGACATATTACAATCCGTCTGGATGGTGCTTAAACAATTGGCGGAGGGACGCTGTGAGGTGGAAAATCAATATACACGGATTGTTCCTCCTGATGGGAACATGCAAGCGTTACAGGCTATTCAAGAGGTGTTTGAATTGCGAGAGTTTTTTGAATGGCGGGGATTAGGATCCATCGATCATTCCGGGGTCAGGGTCCGTGAGGAATTTTCTGCGTTTGACGCTGAACGAAAATTTCCTCTTCCCAATCTGAAAATTGCTGACCCCACGTCCTGCCAATGCGGTGAAGTCTTGAAGGGGGTGATTAAACCCAGTCAATGTAAGGTATTTGGCACGACATGCACTCCTCAGAATCCCTTGGGAGCGTTGATGGTTTCGACGGAAGGCGCCTGTGCCGCCTACTACAACTACGGCTGGATTCCTGAAGAAGATTTACATCCGGCAAAAAGCCCCGTGTGA
- the hypE gene encoding hydrogenase expression/formation protein HypE produces the protein MLNRTTNDERITMAHGSGGKAMRALIEDLLVPTFNNSLLDTLEDQATIPLRELLQHGDRLAFTTDSYVVDPLFFPGGNIGELAVNGTVNDLAVSGARPLFLSCGLVIEEGFPLDTLTLIVEAMKHAADRADVSIVTGDTKVVEKGSADKLFINTAGIGVIREGVSIAATNAQPGDAVITNGFIGDHGVAILLARNELALEADVQSDTQPVHDLISHMLDVCSQIHCLRDATRGGLATVLNEYASASNVSIQINEPQVPIRESVRGACEILGLDPLYLANEGKIVAVVPYENAHELIKAMRDHPLGKHSAIIGRVNSSPAGIVILATTFGGTRIVDTLVGDQLPRIC, from the coding sequence ATGCTGAACCGAACCACTAACGATGAACGGATTACCATGGCTCATGGGAGTGGAGGAAAAGCCATGCGGGCACTTATCGAGGACCTGCTGGTTCCAACCTTTAATAATTCTCTTCTCGATACCTTAGAAGATCAGGCCACCATTCCGTTGAGAGAATTACTCCAACATGGTGATCGGCTGGCATTTACGACGGATAGCTATGTCGTGGATCCGTTATTTTTCCCGGGAGGCAACATTGGCGAATTGGCCGTGAACGGGACAGTCAATGACCTGGCGGTCAGTGGAGCACGCCCGCTATTTTTGTCATGCGGGCTGGTGATTGAAGAGGGTTTTCCTTTGGACACACTTACTCTCATTGTCGAAGCCATGAAGCATGCGGCTGATCGAGCTGACGTGTCCATCGTCACGGGAGACACCAAAGTCGTCGAAAAGGGTTCCGCGGACAAACTCTTCATTAACACCGCAGGAATCGGCGTCATTCGAGAAGGTGTGTCCATTGCCGCGACCAATGCTCAACCGGGAGACGCCGTTATCACCAATGGATTTATCGGTGACCACGGGGTGGCCATTCTTCTTGCCAGAAACGAATTGGCCCTGGAAGCCGATGTTCAAAGCGACACTCAGCCGGTCCACGATCTGATTTCCCATATGCTGGATGTCTGTTCCCAGATCCATTGTTTGCGGGATGCCACGCGCGGCGGATTGGCCACGGTCCTGAATGAATACGCTTCCGCCTCGAACGTGTCCATTCAGATCAACGAGCCCCAGGTGCCTATTCGAGAATCCGTTCGAGGAGCCTGTGAAATTCTCGGCCTTGATCCCCTGTACCTGGCCAATGAGGGAAAAATTGTGGCAGTGGTCCCTTATGAAAACGCTCACGAACTTATTAAGGCCATGCGGGACCATCCCCTAGGCAAACACAGCGCCATCATCGGGAGGGTCAACTCCTCACCGGCGGGAATCGTGATACTTGCCACTACCTTCGGAGGTACACGAATTGTGGATACGCTGGTGGGGGATCAATTGCCGCGAATCTGCTAG
- a CDS encoding penicillin-binding protein activator LpoB has protein sequence MLPLLRMIKSCAIVVPCLSLLLLGGCGKEKKVTRVDPGLVTDFSGRWNDTDSKLVAEAMMKEMVSQPWLENFSTQFNRVPTVIVGTILNKSQEHINVGTFITDLEREMTNSQRVLFVASKSDREEIRQERQEQAVHAREDTQKRPGQELGADFMMKGTISTIVDESDGVKGIYYQVDLDLINLETNVKSWYGQKKIKKVVERKRLLF, from the coding sequence TTGCTCCCCTTACTCCGAATGATCAAATCTTGCGCGATTGTTGTTCCCTGCCTTTCTCTCCTCTTGTTGGGCGGATGCGGAAAAGAAAAAAAGGTGACCAGGGTGGACCCCGGGCTCGTGACCGATTTTAGTGGTCGGTGGAATGATACCGATTCCAAATTAGTTGCGGAAGCGATGATGAAAGAAATGGTCAGCCAACCCTGGTTGGAAAACTTTTCCACCCAATTTAATCGGGTACCCACGGTCATCGTCGGGACCATTCTGAACAAAAGCCAGGAACATATCAATGTGGGCACCTTTATCACGGATTTGGAACGGGAAATGACCAATTCTCAAAGGGTGCTATTTGTGGCGAGTAAAAGTGATCGCGAAGAAATTCGCCAGGAACGCCAGGAACAAGCCGTTCATGCTCGGGAAGATACTCAGAAACGCCCAGGCCAGGAACTGGGAGCGGATTTTATGATGAAGGGAACCATAAGTACGATTGTTGATGAATCCGATGGCGTGAAGGGAATCTATTATCAGGTTGATTTAGATTTGATTAATTTGGAGACCAATGTGAAATCCTGGTACGGACAGAAAAAAATCAAAAAAGTCGTCGAACGGAAACGTCTGCTGTTTTAA
- a CDS encoding inorganic pyrophosphatase yields the protein MNEQEFFSIWQNFGFPCKSHPWHGVEIGAEAPFTVTVYVEIVPTDTVKYELDKKSGHLRVDRPQRYSNVCPTLYGLIPQTYCGQSVAEFSAGCTNRPGLVGDLDPLDICVLTEKSIIHGDVLLQAIPIGGLRMIDGDEADDKIVAVLKGDALHEQWTDIKACPVHFVERLMHYFLTYKDAPGSQKKNCEITHVYGREEAHEVIRRSQQDYAGKYGHIQAQLAKPRHALN from the coding sequence ATGAATGAACAAGAATTTTTCTCCATTTGGCAAAACTTTGGGTTCCCCTGTAAATCGCATCCCTGGCACGGTGTCGAAATAGGAGCAGAGGCACCATTCACCGTCACGGTTTATGTCGAAATTGTACCCACGGACACCGTCAAATATGAATTGGATAAAAAATCAGGCCATTTGCGCGTAGATCGGCCTCAGCGCTATTCCAATGTGTGCCCCACGCTGTACGGATTAATTCCGCAAACCTATTGCGGTCAATCAGTCGCGGAATTCAGCGCCGGTTGTACCAATCGGCCTGGCCTCGTCGGCGATCTGGATCCATTAGACATTTGTGTCCTGACGGAGAAAAGCATTATCCATGGGGACGTGTTGCTGCAAGCTATTCCCATAGGTGGCTTGCGGATGATCGATGGGGATGAAGCCGATGATAAAATTGTGGCGGTTCTCAAAGGCGATGCCCTCCATGAACAATGGACAGACATCAAAGCCTGTCCGGTTCACTTTGTCGAACGCCTCATGCATTACTTCCTGACCTACAAAGATGCTCCCGGCTCGCAAAAAAAGAATTGCGAAATCACGCATGTCTATGGTCGAGAGGAGGCCCATGAGGTGATTCGTCGGAGTCAACAGGATTACGCCGGCAAATATGGACACATACAGGCCCAACTCGCAAAACCCCGCCACGCTCTTAATTGA
- a CDS encoding hydrogenase maturation nickel metallochaperone HypA yields MHELGITRNIVSIVTEKAGGEPVRRVTIAIGKLSAVLPEAIRFCFDIVSQGTVVEGADLEILEIPGTAECRTCGTHFELEQLYGRCPCGSVDITRLTGEELLVKHMVIA; encoded by the coding sequence ATGCACGAATTAGGGATCACTCGAAATATTGTGTCCATTGTCACAGAAAAGGCTGGTGGAGAACCGGTGAGGCGAGTGACGATCGCCATCGGTAAACTCAGTGCGGTATTGCCCGAAGCCATCCGGTTTTGTTTCGACATTGTCAGTCAAGGAACCGTGGTGGAAGGCGCTGACTTGGAGATCCTTGAAATTCCGGGAACAGCTGAATGCCGAACCTGTGGAACGCATTTTGAACTCGAGCAACTTTACGGCCGATGTCCGTGTGGTTCTGTCGACATCACACGGCTCACGGGAGAGGAACTGCTTGTGAAACACATGGTGATAGCCTGA
- a CDS encoding LPP20 family lipoprotein, with amino-acid sequence MWVKYFLPFIGALILSGCWFGNTPPPPEWILTPQKAYPADRYLVGMGEGSTRDQAEKRAYAAVARIFSANVQAKSLDQESYSLTETNNQSSTHRTLRIDQETQVTTTKLIENVKVLDAWYRSLDQQFFVLAGLDRHHTETLLVERLSDLDATIERLVAQGRSHPQKLHRIQGYKQALVLLQQRKVMNTDLRVIRASGEGISSSYTRSQIQREFIDFVAKNLLISVAIEGEYHDDLERAILEGLKQEGLLGSPASSKPSEIADLAIVGQGRFWTVNLPDPLFKYVRWCGDIDIYENPSHRLIGVISETGREGHVTEKEARIRASKVMQDVISKKIARLLTQSMFSAEPDSSQSQSVPNACSR; translated from the coding sequence ATGTGGGTCAAATATTTTCTTCCCTTCATTGGTGCTCTGATATTGTCCGGATGCTGGTTTGGAAATACGCCACCTCCTCCCGAATGGATCCTGACCCCACAGAAGGCCTATCCTGCCGATCGGTATTTAGTCGGAATGGGGGAAGGGTCTACCCGTGACCAGGCGGAAAAACGTGCGTATGCGGCAGTGGCACGAATATTTTCTGCTAACGTCCAAGCCAAGTCCCTGGATCAGGAATCGTATTCCCTGACCGAAACAAATAATCAATCTTCGACGCATCGGACCTTGCGAATTGATCAGGAGACTCAGGTGACGACAACCAAGCTCATTGAAAATGTCAAGGTATTGGATGCCTGGTACAGAAGCCTCGATCAACAGTTTTTCGTCCTAGCGGGCTTGGACCGACACCACACGGAGACCCTCCTGGTCGAACGCCTTAGTGATCTGGATGCCACGATTGAACGTTTGGTCGCGCAAGGTCGATCTCATCCTCAAAAACTTCATCGCATTCAAGGATATAAACAGGCTCTTGTTCTTCTGCAACAACGAAAGGTGATGAACACGGATTTGCGGGTCATTCGGGCCAGTGGAGAGGGTATATCCTCATCCTATACCCGTTCACAAATCCAACGAGAATTTATAGATTTTGTCGCCAAAAATTTGCTCATCTCGGTGGCTATTGAGGGAGAATACCATGATGACCTTGAACGAGCGATATTGGAGGGGCTCAAGCAAGAAGGCTTATTAGGCAGTCCCGCCAGTTCAAAGCCCTCTGAGATTGCGGACCTGGCTATTGTTGGGCAGGGAAGATTTTGGACGGTAAATTTGCCGGATCCCTTGTTCAAATATGTGCGCTGGTGTGGCGATATCGATATCTATGAAAACCCTTCGCATCGACTCATCGGTGTGATTTCAGAGACGGGACGGGAAGGGCATGTGACCGAAAAGGAAGCGCGGATTCGTGCCAGCAAAGTCATGCAGGACGTCATCTCCAAGAAAATCGCCCGTCTACTTACTCAATCCATGTTCAGTGCCGAACCGGATTCGTCACAGAGTCAGAGCGTTCCCAACGCCTGTTCTCGCTAA